A stretch of the Acidimicrobiia bacterium genome encodes the following:
- the trmD gene encoding tRNA (guanosine(37)-N1)-methyltransferase TrmD — MRINIISMFPEYFVSPLGVSLVARAIEDGRLDVHLIDLREHGMGPHRKLDDAPFGGGPGMVMMVEPLAAALDPLAGTQRVLLSAAGPPLRQEALDRWAGLAELTIVCGRYEGVDERVVDHLVDEEVSIGEFVMLGGEAGALAIVEGVTRLLPGVVGNPDSIVAESFRSGLLEEPHYTRPAEFRGWRVPDVLLSGDHGKIEEWRRARRAERTAERRPGMAHGG, encoded by the coding sequence ATGCGGATCAACATCATCTCGATGTTCCCCGAGTACTTCGTCTCGCCTCTCGGCGTGAGCCTCGTCGCCCGGGCGATCGAGGACGGCCGGCTCGACGTGCACCTGATCGACCTGCGCGAGCACGGCATGGGACCCCACCGCAAGCTCGACGATGCTCCGTTCGGAGGCGGGCCCGGAATGGTGATGATGGTCGAGCCCCTGGCGGCGGCACTCGATCCGCTGGCGGGCACCCAGCGGGTTCTTCTCTCGGCGGCGGGACCCCCGCTCCGCCAGGAGGCTCTCGACCGGTGGGCGGGCCTTGCCGAGCTCACCATCGTGTGCGGCCGCTACGAAGGGGTCGACGAGCGGGTCGTCGACCACCTAGTCGACGAAGAGGTCTCGATCGGCGAGTTCGTCATGCTCGGCGGCGAGGCAGGTGCGCTGGCGATCGTCGAGGGCGTCACCCGGCTACTCCCGGGGGTCGTGGGCAACCCGGACTCGATCGTCGCCGAGAGCTTCCGGTCCGGGCTGCTCGAAGAGCCGCACTACACCAGGCCTGCCGAGTTCCGGGGCTGGCGCGTGCCCGACGTGCTGCTCTCCGGAGACCACGGCAAGATCGAGGAGTGGCGACGCGCCAGGCGGGCAGAGCGCACCGCAGAGCGCAGGCCGGGGATGGCGCACGGCGGCTGA
- the rplS gene encoding 50S ribosomal protein L19: MNTLDHIESRYMRDDLPDFGPGDTVRVHVRVIEGGRERVQLYEGIVIARSGGGVRETFTVRKLSFGVGVERIFPIHAPIVHKIEVARRGNVRRAKLYYLRDRVGKATRIKEKRD, translated from the coding sequence GTGAACACCCTGGATCACATCGAGTCCCGATACATGCGCGACGACCTGCCCGACTTCGGGCCGGGTGACACCGTGCGCGTGCACGTCAGGGTCATCGAGGGCGGCCGGGAGCGGGTCCAGCTCTACGAGGGCATCGTCATCGCACGCAGCGGCGGCGGGGTTCGAGAGACGTTCACGGTGCGCAAGCTGAGCTTCGGGGTCGGGGTCGAGCGCATCTTCCCGATCCACGCTCCGATCGTGCACAAGATCGAGGTGGCGAGGCGCGGCAACGTACGTCGCGCCAAGCTGTACTACCTGCGCGATCGTGTCGGCAAAGCCACGAGGATCAAGGAAAAGCGGGACTGA
- a CDS encoding Gmad2 immunoglobulin-like domain-containing protein, with protein MLRALPIVVVAAIALVGCAEPTETVTTPPPTTASPEPTSTTTPPVDTTVVQASSTSEGPPPCLDGDTPFSSSGIAGTFGSGTGDAAVVGGIRFAAHGGCERIVIDLQTAGGSPAAMLGASEVAVDAGLGVVTVALPPEMTTTAVADTLFEGSLVTRAFVYRTLGGALAVDLHMAEAVAARGLLVLDPARLVVDVRPVEDGAPLLGSPEVTPELVLLSPLPGPAEYPIVVHGYARTFEGNVVARLTDGTLTQEVVATAADWAETWGEFEATIGLPEDGPFGAAELTVGSDDPEDGSFVGVGVTLDVR; from the coding sequence ATGCTGCGCGCTCTCCCGATCGTCGTCGTGGCGGCAATCGCCCTCGTCGGGTGCGCCGAGCCGACGGAGACCGTGACGACGCCTCCTCCGACGACCGCCTCCCCCGAGCCGACATCGACCACCACCCCACCGGTCGACACCACCGTGGTCCAGGCGTCGTCTACGAGCGAGGGCCCGCCCCCGTGCCTCGACGGCGACACCCCATTCTCGTCATCCGGCATCGCCGGGACGTTCGGGTCGGGCACCGGAGATGCCGCAGTGGTCGGCGGCATCCGCTTCGCCGCCCACGGCGGATGTGAGCGCATCGTGATCGACCTTCAGACGGCAGGAGGCTCACCCGCAGCCATGCTCGGCGCTTCCGAGGTGGCAGTCGATGCCGGGCTCGGGGTCGTCACGGTGGCCCTGCCGCCCGAGATGACCACGACGGCCGTGGCGGACACGCTCTTCGAAGGTTCCCTCGTGACCAGGGCGTTCGTCTACCGGACACTCGGCGGTGCCCTCGCCGTCGATCTCCACATGGCGGAGGCGGTCGCAGCACGCGGCCTCCTCGTGCTCGATCCGGCGCGCCTCGTGGTCGACGTGCGGCCCGTCGAGGACGGCGCCCCGCTGCTCGGCTCCCCGGAGGTGACGCCCGAGCTCGTCCTCTTGTCGCCGCTCCCGGGCCCTGCGGAGTATCCGATCGTCGTTCACGGATACGCCAGGACGTTCGAGGGCAACGTCGTCGCCAGGTTGACGGACGGGACGCTCACGCAGGAAGTGGTCGCCACGGCGGCCGACTGGGCCGAGACCTGGGGTGAGTTCGAGGCGACGATCGGCCTACCGGAGGACGGCCCATTCGGAGCAGCCGAGCTCACCGTCGGCTCGGACGACCCCGAGGACGGTTCCTTCGTCGGGGTCGGGGTCACCCTCGACGTTCGGTGA
- the lepB gene encoding signal peptidase I, whose product MTHPPGTGGQEIDADPFAPAHVAVRELRAEAAEKAEDEVVRRSFWRELPVLVLVALVVAIVIKTFLFQAFYIPSSSMEDTLEVNDRVMVNKLAYRIGDLRRGDVVVFDDPRGSDDGDGGIIGSLLRNVAESIGLSTPRSEFIKRVVGLPGESVEVRDGVVYVDGEPIDEPYRRQDWSRRDDFGPTTVPDDSVFVMGDNRDSSQDSRSFGAIPVDSIVGRAFVTLWPPAHWSGL is encoded by the coding sequence GTGACACACCCGCCCGGGACCGGAGGCCAGGAGATCGACGCCGACCCGTTCGCGCCGGCGCACGTCGCCGTTCGCGAGCTGCGTGCCGAGGCCGCCGAAAAGGCAGAGGACGAGGTCGTGAGGCGATCCTTCTGGCGAGAGCTTCCAGTTCTCGTGCTCGTCGCCCTCGTCGTCGCCATCGTCATCAAGACCTTCCTGTTCCAGGCGTTCTACATCCCGTCGTCGTCGATGGAGGACACCCTCGAAGTCAACGACAGGGTCATGGTGAACAAGCTGGCATACCGCATCGGTGACTTGAGGCGCGGCGACGTCGTCGTCTTCGACGACCCGCGCGGCTCCGACGACGGCGATGGGGGCATCATCGGCTCGCTCCTGCGCAACGTCGCCGAGTCGATAGGGCTCTCGACTCCCCGCAGCGAGTTCATCAAGCGCGTCGTCGGGTTGCCCGGCGAGTCGGTCGAGGTGCGCGACGGCGTCGTATACGTCGACGGAGAGCCCATCGACGAGCCGTATCGCAGGCAGGACTGGAGCAGGCGCGACGACTTCGGGCCGACGACGGTTCCCGACGACTCGGTGTTCGTCATGGGGGACAACCGCGATTCGAGCCAGGACAGCAGGTCGTTCGGCGCCATTCCCGTCGACTCGATCGTCGGGAGGGCGTTCGTGACCCTGTGGCCGCCTGCCCATTGGAGCGGGCTCTGA
- a CDS encoding DUF2469 domain-containing protein, whose protein sequence is MGEEDLERYETDVELKIYKEYRDVLPMFKYVIETERRFYLANGVDVTTKGADGSVYFELELDDAWVWDMYRPARFVKRVKVMTFRDVNIEELEQAPAL, encoded by the coding sequence ATGGGCGAGGAAGACCTCGAACGGTACGAGACAGACGTCGAGCTGAAGATCTACAAGGAGTACCGCGACGTGCTCCCGATGTTCAAGTACGTCATCGAGACCGAGCGGCGTTTCTACCTCGCCAACGGCGTCGATGTCACCACGAAAGGCGCGGACGGTTCCGTCTACTTCGAGCTGGAGCTGGATGACGCATGGGTTTGGGACATGTACCGCCCCGCCCGCTTCGTCAAGCGGGTGAAGGTGATGACCTTTCGCGACGTCAACATCGAAGAGTTGGAGCAGGCACCCGCTCTGTGA
- a CDS encoding YraN family protein, with protein MTARLAVGAFGEEVAAGFLASRGARVVGRNVRHGHREADLLVELDGERVIVEVKTMVSRLVDADPVDWLSAEKLAHLDRLRNAFGLPVPRLDFVGVTLAADGVTVRWLPGIR; from the coding sequence GTGACCGCCCGCCTGGCGGTCGGCGCCTTCGGCGAAGAGGTTGCGGCGGGTTTTCTCGCCTCCCGAGGTGCGAGAGTCGTCGGGCGCAACGTTCGCCACGGCCACAGGGAAGCCGACCTCTTGGTCGAGCTCGACGGTGAGCGCGTCATCGTCGAGGTCAAGACGATGGTCTCCCGCCTCGTGGACGCCGACCCGGTCGATTGGCTCTCGGCCGAGAAGCTCGCCCACCTCGACCGGCTTCGCAACGCCTTCGGACTGCCGGTGCCGCGCCTCGACTTCGTCGGCGTCACCTTGGCGGCGGACGGGGTGACGGTCCGGTGGCTGCCCGGCATCCGCTGA
- the lepB gene encoding signal peptidase I: MPVLVLVALVIAVVVKTFLFQAFYIPSGSMLETLQINDRVMVNKLSYRFGDVHRGDVVVFDRRNRPEEGVPEALLRNLLESVGLRTPEADLIKRVIGLPGETIEIHDNTVHIDGVPLDEPYLRRGTRMPDFPAQEVPDGTYFVMGDNRNSSRDSRVDGPVADEHIVGRAFVLVWPPSRWGGL, translated from the coding sequence CTGCCCGTGCTCGTGCTCGTCGCCCTCGTCATCGCGGTGGTCGTCAAGACCTTCCTGTTCCAGGCCTTCTACATCCCGTCCGGGTCGATGCTCGAGACCTTGCAGATCAACGACAGGGTGATGGTGAACAAGCTGTCGTATCGATTCGGCGACGTTCACCGGGGCGACGTCGTCGTCTTCGACAGGCGCAACCGGCCGGAGGAGGGCGTGCCGGAAGCGCTCCTCCGAAACCTGCTCGAGTCCGTGGGCCTGCGGACACCCGAGGCGGACCTCATCAAACGGGTCATCGGCCTGCCGGGTGAGACGATCGAGATCCACGACAACACCGTCCACATCGACGGGGTCCCGCTCGACGAGCCGTACCTCCGACGGGGGACCCGCATGCCGGACTTCCCCGCCCAGGAAGTGCCGGACGGGACGTACTTCGTCATGGGCGACAACCGCAACTCCAGCCGGGACAGCCGCGTCGACGGGCCCGTCGCCGACGAGCACATCGTGGGTCGGGCCTTCGTCCTCGTGTGGCCGCCGAGCCGATGGGGCGGCCTCTGA
- a CDS encoding heavy metal-binding domain-containing protein — protein MSQGQKKRGTGDVAPPHHESPRPGSRLRQAISAVGHRYDPGDPWNGSRRRPVEPFDETESDEPIITVDLGLDENMVTPPMADASPSPGLAVAIRASRATLVDLRPGRTGARGPVPAVAGGEYGLGSRWGAEWSTSRQGWIGAETGRPVWRPIVATTDQLEVWAIDTYLGVVNSEVAVDHDTSDARTLGAALARARELGIEGLVEEAVERGAHAVLGTSMQYTTVGERLLVTFSGTAVTLRDRA, from the coding sequence ATGAGCCAGGGGCAGAAGAAGAGGGGGACCGGGGATGTGGCCCCTCCGCACCACGAGTCGCCCAGGCCGGGGAGCAGGCTGCGCCAGGCGATCTCGGCCGTGGGCCACCGCTACGACCCGGGCGATCCGTGGAACGGGAGCCGCCGGCGTCCTGTCGAACCATTCGACGAGACGGAGAGCGACGAGCCGATCATCACGGTCGACCTCGGACTCGACGAGAACATGGTGACGCCTCCGATGGCGGACGCGTCGCCTTCTCCCGGTCTGGCGGTGGCGATCCGGGCGTCCCGAGCGACCCTCGTCGACCTGCGCCCCGGGCGCACCGGCGCCCGCGGCCCGGTACCGGCGGTGGCAGGTGGCGAATACGGGCTCGGTAGCCGATGGGGCGCCGAGTGGTCGACTTCGCGCCAAGGGTGGATCGGCGCCGAGACGGGGCGACCGGTGTGGCGCCCGATCGTCGCCACGACCGATCAGCTCGAGGTGTGGGCGATCGACACCTACCTCGGCGTCGTGAACTCCGAGGTGGCAGTCGACCACGACACGTCGGATGCTCGCACGCTGGGCGCGGCACTCGCCAGGGCCCGAGAGCTCGGGATCGAGGGACTCGTCGAGGAGGCGGTCGAGCGAGGTGCCCACGCGGTGCTCGGCACGTCGATGCAGTACACCACGGTCGGGGAACGGCTGCTCGTGACGTTCTCGGGAACGGCAGTGACGCTGCGCGACCGAGCCTGA
- a CDS encoding enoyl-CoA hydratase-related protein, which yields MADGILEITEEGPIRVVTIANPGSRNAVPTSGWDELRGAFEDFERSDRRVMVVTGAGGDFCSGAALDESMLDPGVTTAATTEFMRPPQAAALALHRITKPTVAAVDGVAAGAGMNLAIGCDIVLASDRARFSEIFVRRGLTMDFGGSWLLPRIVGLARARELALTGRMVDAREAAAIGLALEVVPADGLGERALEIARQLADGAPLAQRFLKRALDRSSGATFEQAIAMEATAQSILLASEDVREGVDAFLGKRPPRFQGR from the coding sequence GTGGCAGACGGGATCCTGGAGATCACAGAGGAAGGCCCGATCCGCGTCGTCACGATCGCCAATCCGGGCAGCCGTAACGCCGTGCCGACGAGCGGTTGGGACGAGCTGCGGGGGGCTTTCGAGGACTTCGAGCGCTCCGACCGTCGGGTCATGGTCGTGACGGGCGCCGGGGGCGATTTCTGCTCGGGCGCCGCCCTCGACGAGTCCATGCTCGATCCCGGAGTCACGACGGCAGCCACCACCGAGTTCATGCGCCCTCCCCAGGCTGCTGCCCTGGCCCTTCACCGCATCACGAAGCCCACGGTCGCCGCCGTCGACGGCGTGGCGGCCGGGGCAGGGATGAATCTGGCGATCGGCTGTGACATCGTGCTGGCATCCGACCGTGCCCGTTTCTCGGAGATCTTCGTGAGGCGCGGTCTGACCATGGACTTCGGCGGGAGCTGGCTGCTGCCGCGCATCGTCGGGTTGGCCCGAGCCAGGGAGTTGGCCCTCACGGGACGCATGGTCGATGCGCGAGAGGCGGCTGCGATCGGGCTGGCCCTGGAGGTGGTGCCTGCCGACGGGCTTGGCGAGCGTGCTCTCGAGATCGCCCGCCAACTCGCCGACGGCGCCCCCCTCGCACAGCGGTTCCTCAAGCGAGCCCTCGATCGCTCGTCAGGGGCGACGTTCGAGCAGGCGATCGCCATGGAAGCGACCGCCCAGTCCATCCTCCTCGCCTCCGAGGACGTGCGGGAGGGCGTCGACGCCTTCCTCGGCAAGCGTCCTCCTCGCTTCCAGGGACGGTGA